A single region of the Pseudalkalibacillus berkeleyi genome encodes:
- a CDS encoding DUF1572 family protein codes for MSSIYLEEILRNFQTLKNQAEQVFNQLSTEELHWVPNTESNSITILIKHMSGNMRSRWTNFLSTDGEKPDRFRDQEFIDDLSTRNQILDCWEDGWKCLFQALSHLSEKDLGKTVFIRNKPMAVISALQRQLMHYASHIGQMIYIGKMVKNDAWNTLSIPRGKSEEYK; via the coding sequence ATGTCATCAATATACCTAGAAGAAATTCTAAGAAATTTCCAAACGTTGAAGAACCAAGCTGAGCAAGTATTCAATCAACTCAGTACTGAGGAGCTACATTGGGTTCCTAATACCGAATCCAATAGTATCACAATATTAATCAAACACATGAGCGGCAATATGAGGTCAAGATGGACAAACTTCCTCAGTACAGATGGGGAAAAGCCCGATCGGTTTAGAGATCAGGAATTTATTGATGATTTGTCAACTCGTAATCAAATTTTGGACTGCTGGGAAGATGGGTGGAAGTGTCTTTTCCAAGCCTTATCTCACTTAAGTGAGAAGGATTTAGGAAAAACTGTTTTCATAAGAAACAAACCTATGGCAGTCATTAGCGCACTTCAACGACAACTTATGCATTACGCTTCACATATAGGGCAGATGATTTATATAGGTAAGATGGTCAAAAACGATGCATGGAACACACTCAGCATACCACGTGGAAAATCGGAAGAATATAAGTAA